ggaagTACAGCTTAATTTCTGATTAATCCTATATATGCGGCCCGTAGCAAAACTCTTAAACTTAGTATCttgaatcaaaaaatgtttacagaggtcacatcttttgttacatttgcaaCAACCTCGATCATCTTCCAAGTTTCATTTCTGGCTTCAATATTCCGAAATTTAGATGGAGCTAAGATTTCTTTTAGGTTTTTTGTTCTGCGGTAAGCTGGAAAAATCGACTTTGAtggaaaaatctctaaaagCTCAGGAGACAATCTAAGTAAGTGGGAATGTTTTTTAATCACTGCTGGATGTCTGGAAGAATTGGGTTGTAGTCAAGTACTAGaggaaaaacctttttctttggCTTGACTCTTTTTGTTAAGAGTTCGGACCTGTCATTGCTTAAtgctttttcaaattgtctgtcCACTAATTCCTTGCTGTAATTTTGTGAGCACAGATATCCTTTATATTCTTCACAtctcttgttcaaaaactgGTCTGTAGAACAATTGCGTTTAATTCGAAGAGCCACCCCATAGGGAATTGCACGCATACAATGTGATGGGTGCGAACTCGAaaaaggtaaataaagatgACTGTCGGTTGGCTTAGCATAATATCAGTGATTATAAACCCATCTTGGAGGTGCAAAGTAAGATCTAGAACGTTGAGGCTACTCTCCGAATATACCAGTTCAAACTTGATTGTGGGATAGAGTGAATTAATATACTCCGTAAATTCTAGCAATTTCGTCAAACCAAGAGTCCAAAGATCAAACACATCATCTCTATACCTCCACCAAAGCATAGGCTTGCTTGCACCTCCAAGTTTAGCCTTCTCATCAATTAATCCCATTGCCAAATCGGCGTAACTACAGGCATTTTTGGGGCCCATGGCAGTGCCAtgtttctgaataaaattttgaTCTGCAAATTGACAATTATTGATTTGAAGACAAATCTCAACGGCTTCGACTATACAATCCGTAGATGGAAATTTATCTTTCCTAGAATCAAGCGCCTTTCTAACAGCTGAGATTCCTAGGTTATTATCAATGTTGGGAAACATAGCCACAACATCCCAAGATACAAGCAAACTACCAGGGGGTAGGGGACCTTTCTCAGCATTTAAAGCCTGAATTTTGTTAATTAGATCACTTGTGTCTTTAACGAATGATGGAAGGTTCTGTGCTAAAGGCTTGAGATAAAACTCGGTGAAGGCAGAAAGTCTTTCGATTGACGTTCCACAGC
The Montipora capricornis isolate CH-2021 chromosome 10, ASM3666992v2, whole genome shotgun sequence genome window above contains:
- the LOC138020239 gene encoding uncharacterized protein; its protein translation is MGTNLEPKPRVAFGNVKTHKEGNPLRLITSCCGTSIERLSAFTEFYLKPLAQNLPSFVKDTSDLINKIQALNAEKGPLPPGSLLVSWDVVAMFPNIDNNLGISAVRKALDSRKDKFPSTDCIVEAVEICLQINNCQFADQNFIQKHGTAMGPKNACSYADLAMGLIDEKAKLGGASKPMLWWRYRDDVFDLWTLGLTKLLEFTEYINSLYPTIKFELVYSESSLNVLDLTLHLQDGFIITDIMLSQPTVIFIYLFRVRTHHIVCVQFPMGWLFELNAIVLQTSF